One genomic segment of Fusobacterium simiae includes these proteins:
- a CDS encoding potassium/proton antiporter yields MNNILFFSSIVIIISIFIYRYLSKFGVPMLLVFISLGMIFGVNGIFKIDYENYELSRDLCSFALIYIIFFGGFGTNLSMARGIIKKSLILSSLGVIFTSLLTGLFTHYILKLDWHTSFLIGSVLGSTDAASVFSILRSHKLNLKENTASLLEIESGSNDPFAYVLTISFLTLSKGGLNLPLLLFKQVFFGLLVGFIFAEISCSLIRKLHNIDSGMSMALITGALLLSYSTSEFIGGNGYITVYLLGILVGNIKFNKKTEVVSFFNGITSIMQILIFFLLGLLVNPLEALKYAVPAILIMIAMTLLIRPFVVYLLIGPLKSSRGQKLLVSWAGLRGAASVVFAILVVVANKKTGMIVFNIAFIVVLLSIAIQGSLLPFFSRKFNMIDEEGDVLKTFNDYSDTEDVDFITAEIDGTHKWVGKQVKNLEFMPSVLLVLIIRNGQNIIPNGDTVIEKGDRVVLCGSSFVDRDTRINLYESVVDKNSNYKNKSIRELDKNILIVLIKRNDEAMIPSGNTTILENDTLVLLDR; encoded by the coding sequence ATGAATAATATTTTATTTTTTAGTTCTATTGTAATTATAATATCTATATTTATATATAGGTATTTGAGTAAATTTGGTGTTCCTATGCTTTTGGTATTTATAAGTTTAGGAATGATATTTGGAGTCAATGGTATTTTTAAAATTGACTATGAGAATTATGAATTATCAAGAGATTTATGTAGTTTTGCACTAATATATATTATTTTCTTTGGGGGCTTTGGTACAAATCTTTCTATGGCTAGGGGAATAATAAAAAAGTCTCTAATTCTATCCTCATTAGGAGTTATTTTTACTTCACTTTTAACAGGACTTTTTACACATTATATTTTGAAATTAGATTGGCATACTTCATTCCTTATAGGTTCTGTTTTAGGTTCAACAGATGCTGCATCTGTATTTTCTATTTTAAGATCACATAAATTAAACTTAAAGGAAAATACAGCATCACTTCTTGAGATTGAAAGTGGTTCAAATGATCCTTTTGCTTATGTTTTAACTATATCATTTTTAACACTTTCAAAAGGTGGATTAAATTTGCCATTGCTTTTATTTAAACAAGTTTTTTTTGGGTTATTAGTGGGCTTCATCTTTGCAGAAATATCTTGCTCTCTTATCAGAAAACTTCACAATATTGATAGCGGAATGTCTATGGCACTTATAACTGGAGCATTACTTCTTTCATATTCAACAAGTGAGTTTATTGGGGGAAATGGATACATAACTGTTTACCTTTTAGGGATATTAGTTGGAAATATAAAATTTAATAAAAAAACTGAAGTTGTTAGTTTTTTCAATGGCATAACAAGTATTATGCAAATTTTAATTTTCTTTTTACTGGGGCTTTTAGTAAATCCATTGGAAGCATTAAAATATGCTGTTCCTGCTATTTTAATTATGATTGCTATGACTCTTCTTATTCGTCCATTTGTAGTATATTTATTGATAGGACCTTTAAAATCAAGTAGAGGACAAAAGCTTTTAGTATCTTGGGCAGGATTAAGAGGTGCTGCTTCAGTAGTTTTTGCAATTTTAGTTGTAGTTGCAAACAAAAAAACTGGAATGATTGTTTTTAATATAGCTTTTATTGTAGTTCTACTCTCTATTGCTATACAAGGTTCTTTATTACCTTTCTTTTCAAGAAAGTTTAATATGATAGATGAAGAGGGAGATGTACTTAAAACATTCAATGATTATTCTGATACGGAAGATGTTGATTTCATAACCGCTGAAATTGATGGAACACATAAATGGGTTGGAAAACAAGTTAAAAATCTTGAATTTATGCCCTCAGTATTATTGGTTTTAATTATAAGAAATGGTCAGAATATTATTCCAAATGGTGATACAGTAATTGAAAAAGGTGATAGAGTTGTTCTTTGTGGCTCAAGTTTTGTAGATAGAGATACAAGAATAAATTTATATGAAAGCGTAGTTGATAAAAATTCTAATTACAAAAATAAATCTATTAGAGAACTTGACAAAAATATTTTGATTGTTTTAATTAAAAGAAATGACGAGGCTATGATACCAAGTGGAAATACTACTATATTAGAAAATGATACGTTGGTATTATTAGATAGATAA
- the pgeF gene encoding peptidoglycan editing factor PgeF, whose amino-acid sequence MNYIDNDIKDFDDYIEFTTFNKFNVRILFTKKHYGSLPEKSKEEIAKDFFLQDKIIVSSHQTHSDNIVLVGEDTEVTYFENTDGILTSNKNVAILTKYADCLPIFIYDEESKIFGAVHSGWKGTYQEIAKKAIEKVNPKSLSTVNILFGIGISCENYKVGVEFYEQFRNKFPKEIVEKTFSIKDNNFFFNNQLFNYYLLKDYGVKEEKIFLNNRCTFKENFHSFRRDKELSGRNGAIIFMEV is encoded by the coding sequence ATGAATTATATAGATAATGATATAAAAGATTTTGATGATTATATTGAATTTACAACTTTTAATAAATTCAATGTGAGAATATTATTTACAAAAAAGCATTATGGTAGTTTACCAGAAAAAAGTAAAGAAGAAATTGCAAAAGATTTCTTTTTACAAGATAAAATAATAGTTTCATCTCATCAAACTCACAGTGATAATATAGTTTTAGTGGGAGAAGATACAGAAGTTACATATTTTGAAAATACAGATGGAATATTAACATCTAATAAAAATGTAGCAATACTTACAAAGTATGCAGATTGTTTACCTATATTTATCTATGATGAAGAGAGTAAAATATTTGGAGCTGTGCATTCAGGTTGGAAAGGGACATATCAAGAAATAGCAAAAAAAGCTATTGAAAAGGTTAACCCTAAGAGCTTATCAACAGTAAATATTCTATTTGGTATAGGTATTTCTTGTGAAAACTATAAAGTTGGTGTAGAGTTCTATGAGCAATTTAGAAATAAGTTTCCAAAGGAGATTGTTGAAAAAACATTTTCTATAAAAGACAATAATTTTTTCTTTAATAATCAACTTTTTAATTACTATTTACTTAAAGATTATGGAGTGAAAGAAGAAAAAATATTTTTAAATAATAGATGTACATTTAAAGAAAATTTCCATTCTTTTAGAAGAGATAAAGAGCTTTCTGGAAGAAATGGAGCAATTATATTTATGGAGGTTTGA
- the aroF gene encoding 3-deoxy-7-phosphoheptulonate synthase: MYIKLKNKSLSKRVSEFLEKNNIKYFILLDEEDIKYAILYIPNDFENEKFKEIENLAEIIKINSTYKFVSREFKKSDTIIDINGYLIGGDNFMFMAGPCSVENKKMLSNIAKEVKKGGAVVLRGGAYKPRTSPYDFQGLGEIALKYLREVADENNMLVVTEAMDVENLDLICTYSDIIQIGTRNMQNFSLLKKLGKINKPILLKRGLSATINEFLLSAEYIIAHGNREVILCERGIRTFETMTRNTIDINAIAMIKELSHLPIIIDASHGTGKRSLVEPVTLAGIFAGANGAMVEVHENPDCALSDGPQSLDFKLFDKLAKNIKKSLVFREELK, from the coding sequence ATGTATATAAAATTAAAAAATAAGAGCTTATCTAAAAGAGTTAGTGAATTTTTAGAAAAAAATAATATAAAATATTTTATTTTATTAGATGAAGAAGATATAAAGTATGCTATACTATATATACCAAATGATTTTGAAAATGAAAAATTTAAAGAAATTGAAAATTTAGCTGAAATTATTAAAATTAATAGTACATATAAATTTGTAAGTAGAGAATTTAAAAAATCGGATACAATAATAGATATAAATGGGTATTTAATAGGTGGAGATAACTTTATGTTTATGGCAGGCCCCTGTTCTGTTGAAAATAAAAAAATGCTTTCAAATATAGCAAAAGAAGTAAAAAAAGGTGGTGCTGTTGTTTTAAGGGGAGGGGCATATAAACCTAGGACTTCTCCCTATGATTTTCAAGGGCTTGGAGAAATAGCATTAAAATATTTAAGAGAAGTTGCTGACGAAAATAATATGTTAGTTGTAACAGAGGCTATGGATGTTGAAAATTTAGATTTGATTTGTACATATTCAGATATTATTCAAATTGGTACTAGAAATATGCAAAATTTTAGTCTACTAAAAAAATTAGGAAAAATAAATAAACCAATACTCTTAAAAAGAGGTTTAAGTGCAACTATTAATGAGTTTTTGTTGTCAGCAGAATATATTATTGCACATGGAAATAGAGAAGTGATACTTTGTGAAAGAGGAATTAGAACCTTTGAAACTATGACTAGAAATACCATAGATATAAATGCTATTGCTATGATAAAAGAATTATCTCATCTTCCAATCATAATTGATGCAAGCCATGGAACGGGAAAAAGAAGTTTGGTTGAACCAGTTACTTTAGCAGGAATTTTTGCAGGAGCTAACGGAGCTATGGTGGAAGTACATGAAAATCCAGACTGTGCCTTATCTGATGGGCCTCAATCACTGGATTTTAAATTGTTTGATAAATTAGCAAAAAATATAAAAAAATCCTTAGTTTTTAGAGAGGAATTAAAATAA
- a CDS encoding Smr/MutS family protein: MYNEIDLHNLDFKLALNVFKKKYNEALKRKDKREILIIHGYGANKLGHIPILATNLRIFLSKNRDKLNYRLSINPGVTYVTPIFKLD; this comes from the coding sequence ATGTATAATGAAATTGATTTACATAACCTCGATTTTAAACTAGCTTTAAATGTATTTAAGAAAAAATATAATGAAGCCTTAAAAAGAAAAGATAAAAGGGAAATTTTGATAATCCATGGTTATGGAGCTAATAAGTTAGGGCATATCCCTATTTTAGCAACTAATTTAAGAATTTTTTTATCTAAAAATAGGGATAAATTAAATTATAGGCTTTCAATCAATCCTGGTGTAACTTATGTGACTCCAATATTTAAGTTAGATTAG
- a CDS encoding GIY-YIG nuclease family protein, whose translation MAYYLYMLRCEDGSIYTGIAKDYLKRYEEHIDGKGAKYTKAHKVVKLERVFLCDSRSIACSLENKLKKYAKKEKESVISNPDDFVKDIENDRKIKITKKI comes from the coding sequence ATGGCTTATTATTTGTATATGCTAAGATGTGAAGATGGGAGCATATATACAGGGATTGCAAAAGATTATTTAAAAAGATATGAAGAACATATAGATGGAAAAGGCGCAAAATATACAAAAGCTCATAAAGTAGTAAAGCTTGAAAGAGTATTTTTATGTGATTCAAGATCAATAGCTTGTAGTTTAGAAAATAAGTTAAAAAAATATGCGAAAAAGGAAAAAGAGTCTGTAATAAGCAATCCAGATGACTTTGTAAAAGATATTGAAAATGATAGAAAAATAAAAATAACAAAAAAAATTTAA
- a CDS encoding ATPase, translated as MLDEFLKNELSFNRESGTYLFYGDDLEKNYNIALEFAAELFSRNIENENEKNRIIDKTSRNLYSDLMVIDILNIDTVRDIIKKSYTSSHEGGAKVFILKNIQDIRKESANAMLKLIEEPTKDNFFILISKRLNILSTIKSRSIIYRIRKSTPKELGVDKYVYNFFLGFSNDIEKYKGKNIDLMLEKSYKAIGGVLKEYEKEKNIEVKIDLYKCLRNFVQESTNLKKYEKIKFAEDVYLNASKENVNLIVEYLINLVKRDKNLKEKLEYKKMLRYPINVKLLLINLIISI; from the coding sequence ATGTTAGATGAATTTCTAAAAAATGAATTATCATTTAATAGAGAATCTGGAACTTACTTGTTCTATGGAGATGATTTAGAAAAAAATTATAATATAGCTTTAGAATTTGCTGCTGAATTATTTTCAAGAAATATAGAAAATGAAAATGAAAAAAATAGAATAATAGATAAAACTTCTAGAAATTTATATAGTGATTTAATGGTAATAGATATCTTAAATATAGATACTGTAAGAGATATAATAAAAAAAAGTTATACTAGCTCCCATGAAGGAGGAGCCAAAGTTTTTATATTGAAAAATATTCAGGATATAAGAAAAGAAAGTGCCAATGCTATGTTGAAACTTATAGAAGAACCTACAAAAGATAACTTTTTTATATTAATTTCAAAGAGATTAAATATATTATCTACAATAAAATCAAGATCTATTATTTATAGAATCAGAAAATCAACTCCTAAAGAATTAGGGGTTGATAAGTATGTCTATAACTTTTTTTTAGGTTTTTCAAATGATATAGAAAAGTATAAGGGAAAAAATATAGATTTAATGCTTGAAAAATCATATAAAGCTATTGGTGGAGTTTTAAAAGAATATGAAAAAGAAAAAAATATAGAAGTTAAAATTGATTTATACAAGTGTTTAAGAAATTTTGTTCAAGAATCTACAAATTTAAAAAAATATGAGAAAATTAAGTTTGCAGAGGATGTATATTTGAATGCTAGTAAAGAAAATGTAAATTTAATAGTAGAATATCTTATAAATCTTGTAAAAAGGGATAAAAATTTAAAGGAAAAATTGGAATATAAAAAAATGTTAAGATACCCTATAAATGTAAAATTATTATTAATAAATTTAATTATAAGTATTTAA
- the mreB gene encoding rod shape-determining protein has translation MGLFNFRANRSIGIDLGTANTLVYSKKHKKIVLNEPSVVAVERETKRVLAVGNEAKEMLGKTPDTIVAVRPLSEGVIADYDITEAMIKYFIKKIFGSYSFFMPEIMICVPIDVTGVEKRAVLEAAISAGAKKAYLIEEARAAALGSGMDIAVPEGNMIIDIGGGSTDVAIISLGGTVVSKTIRVAGNNFDSDIIKYVKKTYNLLIGDRTAEDIKMKIGTALPLEEEETIEVKGRDLLMGLPKVVTITSEEVREAIKDSLDQILQCIRTVLEKTPPELASDIVDKGMIMTGGGSLIRNFPEMITKYTNLKVNLAENPLESVVIGTGLALDQIDLLRKIEKAER, from the coding sequence ATGGGACTTTTTAATTTTAGAGCAAACAGAAGTATAGGGATTGATTTAGGTACAGCAAACACATTGGTTTACAGTAAAAAACATAAGAAAATTGTTTTAAATGAGCCCTCTGTTGTTGCAGTGGAAAGAGAAACAAAAAGAGTGTTAGCGGTTGGTAATGAAGCTAAAGAAATGCTTGGAAAAACTCCTGATACAATAGTTGCAGTAAGACCTCTAAGTGAAGGGGTAATTGCTGATTATGATATAACAGAAGCTATGATAAAATACTTTATTAAAAAGATATTTGGTTCATATAGCTTTTTTATGCCAGAAATTATGATATGTGTACCTATTGATGTAACAGGTGTAGAAAAAAGAGCAGTTTTAGAAGCTGCAATTTCGGCAGGAGCTAAAAAAGCATATTTAATAGAAGAAGCAAGAGCAGCAGCCTTAGGTTCAGGAATGGATATAGCAGTGCCAGAAGGGAATATGATAATAGATATTGGTGGAGGTTCTACTGATGTGGCTATAATTTCTCTTGGAGGAACTGTTGTAAGTAAAACTATAAGAGTTGCAGGAAATAACTTTGACTCTGACATAATAAAATATGTAAAGAAAACATATAATCTTTTAATTGGAGATAGAACAGCAGAAGATATTAAAATGAAAATAGGAACAGCACTACCATTAGAAGAAGAAGAAACTATAGAAGTTAAAGGCAGGGACTTATTAATGGGATTACCAAAGGTTGTTACTATAACTTCTGAGGAAGTAAGAGAGGCTATAAAAGATTCTTTGGATCAAATATTACAATGTATAAGAACAGTTCTAGAAAAAACTCCACCTGAATTAGCATCTGACATAGTTGATAAAGGTATGATAATGACAGGAGGAGGTTCCCTAATTAGAAATTTCCCTGAAATGATTACAAAATATACAAATTTAAAAGTAAATCTAGCTGAAAATCCTTTAGAAAGTGTTGTAATAGGAACAGGTTTAGCCCTAGACCAAATAGATTTACTTAGAAAGATAGAAAAGGCTGAAAGATAA
- a CDS encoding Mini-ribonuclease 3: protein MDNVDSLLTKDIRDYSGLELAFLGDAIWELEIRKYYLQFSYNISTLNKYVKSKVNAKYQSLIYKKIINDLDEEFKVIGKRAKNSNIKTFPRSCAVMEYKEATALEAIIGAMYLLKKEEEIKKIINIVIKGE from the coding sequence ATGGACAATGTAGATAGCCTATTAACAAAAGACATAAGAGATTACAGTGGACTGGAATTAGCATTTTTAGGAGATGCTATTTGGGAGCTAGAAATAAGAAAATATTACTTACAATTTAGCTATAATATTTCAACTTTAAATAAGTATGTTAAAAGTAAAGTAAATGCTAAATATCAAAGTCTAATCTATAAAAAAATTATAAATGATTTAGATGAAGAATTTAAAGTTATAGGAAAAAGAGCTAAAAATAGTAATATAAAAACTTTTCCAAGAAGTTGTGCAGTGATGGAATATAAAGAAGCAACAGCCTTAGAAGCTATTATTGGAGCAATGTATCTATTAAAAAAAGAAGAAGAAATAAAAAAAATTATAAATATAGTTATAAAGGGAGAATAG
- the cysS gene encoding cysteine--tRNA ligase has protein sequence MIKIYNTLTGHLDEFKPLKENEVSMYVCGPTVYNYIHIGNARPAIFFDTVRRYLEYRGYKVTYVQNFTDVDDKMINKANIENVSIKEIAERYIKAYFEDTSKINLKEEGMIRPKATENINEMIEIIKSLVDKGYAYESNGDVYFEVKKYRDGYGELSKQNIEDLESGARIDVNEIKRDALDFALWKASKPNEPSWDSPWGKGRPGWHIECSAMSRKYLGDSFDIHGGGLDLIFPHHENERAQSKCGCGGTFARYWMHNGYININGEKMSKSTGAFVLLRDILKHFEGRVIRLFVLGSHYRKPMEFSDIELNQTKSSLERIENTLKRIKELDRENIKGTDDCQELLATKKEMEAKFIEAMDEDFNTAQALGYIFELVKAVNKTLDEVDISEKGLEVIDEVYSYLVMIIQDVLGVKLKLKAEVNNISADLIELILELRRDAREEKNWALSDKIRDRLLELGIKIKDGKDKTTWTM, from the coding sequence ATGATAAAAATTTATAATACACTGACAGGGCATTTAGATGAATTTAAACCATTAAAAGAAAATGAGGTGTCAATGTATGTCTGTGGACCAACAGTATATAATTATATTCATATAGGAAATGCAAGACCTGCTATTTTCTTTGACACAGTTAGAAGATATTTAGAATATAGAGGATATAAGGTAACCTATGTTCAAAATTTTACTGATGTTGATGATAAGATGATAAATAAGGCAAATATAGAAAATGTTTCGATAAAAGAAATAGCAGAAAGATATATAAAAGCATATTTTGAAGATACTTCAAAAATAAATTTAAAAGAAGAAGGTATGATAAGACCTAAGGCTACTGAAAATATAAATGAAATGATAGAAATTATAAAATCTTTGGTTGATAAAGGTTATGCTTATGAATCAAATGGAGATGTATATTTTGAAGTAAAAAAATATAGAGATGGTTATGGAGAACTTTCAAAACAAAATATAGAAGACTTAGAAAGTGGAGCAAGGATAGATGTAAATGAAATTAAAAGAGATGCACTAGATTTTGCACTATGGAAAGCGTCTAAGCCTAACGAACCAAGTTGGGATTCTCCTTGGGGAAAAGGAAGACCTGGTTGGCATATAGAATGTTCAGCTATGTCAAGAAAATATCTAGGAGATAGCTTTGATATACATGGAGGAGGTTTGGATTTAATATTCCCTCACCATGAAAATGAAAGAGCACAATCAAAATGCGGTTGTGGAGGAACTTTTGCTAGATATTGGATGCACAATGGCTATATAAATATAAATGGTGAAAAAATGTCAAAATCTACTGGTGCTTTTGTACTTTTAAGAGATATTTTAAAGCATTTTGAAGGTAGAGTTATAAGACTTTTTGTATTAGGTTCTCATTATAGAAAACCTATGGAATTTTCAGATATAGAGTTAAATCAAACTAAGTCTTCACTTGAAAGAATAGAAAATACTTTAAAAAGAATTAAAGAATTGGATAGAGAAAATATAAAAGGAACAGATGATTGTCAAGAGCTTTTGGCAACTAAAAAAGAAATGGAAGCTAAATTTATAGAGGCTATGGATGAAGATTTTAATACCGCACAGGCTTTAGGTTATATTTTTGAATTAGTAAAAGCAGTCAATAAAACTTTAGATGAAGTGGATATTTCAGAAAAAGGTTTAGAAGTTATAGATGAAGTTTATTCTTACCTTGTTATGATAATACAAGATGTTTTAGGTGTTAAGTTAAAATTAAAAGCTGAAGTAAATAATATTTCAGCTGATTTAATAGAATTGATACTTGAACTTAGAAGAGATGCCAGAGAAGAAAAGAATTGGGCATTATCTGATAAAATAAGAGATAGACTTCTAGAATTAGGTATAAAGATTAAAGATGGAAAGGATAAAACTACATGGACAATGTAG
- the ispD gene encoding 2-C-methyl-D-erythritol 4-phosphate cytidylyltransferase yields the protein MYSGNSKVKKKVTFILAAAGQGKRMNLDSPKQFLDYKGEPLFYSSLKIAFENKNIDDIIIVTNKENLNFMVKYCQNKNLMSKVKYIVEGGSERQYSIYNAIKKIESTDIVIIQDAARPFLKGKYIKESIKVLNDDCDGAIIGVKCKDTVKIIDENGIVLETPNRDSLILTHTPQTFKFEILKKAHQMAEEKNILATDDASLVEMISGKIKFINGDYDNIKITVQEDLKFLK from the coding sequence ATGTACAGTGGTAACTCTAAAGTAAAAAAGAAAGTTACTTTTATTCTGGCAGCAGCAGGGCAAGGAAAAAGAATGAATTTAGACTCACCTAAACAGTTTTTAGATTACAAAGGGGAGCCACTTTTTTATTCATCTTTAAAAATTGCCTTTGAAAATAAAAATATTGATGATATTATTATAGTAACTAATAAAGAAAATTTAAATTTTATGGTAAAATATTGTCAAAACAAAAATTTGATGTCAAAAGTCAAATATATAGTTGAAGGTGGAAGTGAAAGACAGTATTCTATTTATAATGCTATTAAGAAGATAGAGAGTACAGATATTGTAATAATACAAGATGCAGCAAGACCTTTTTTAAAAGGTAAATACATAAAAGAAAGTATAAAAGTTTTAAATGATGATTGTGATGGAGCAATTATTGGTGTAAAATGTAAAGATACAGTTAAAATTATTGATGAAAATGGAATAGTCTTAGAAACACCAAATAGAGATAGTTTAATCTTGACACATACACCTCAAACTTTTAAATTTGAAATTTTGAAAAAAGCACATCAGATGGCAGAAGAAAAAAATATATTAGCCACAGATGATGCAAGTTTGGTGGAAATGATTTCAGGAAAGATTAAATTTATCAATGGAGATTATGATAATATTAAGATTACAGTACAAGAGGATTTAAAGTTTTTAAAATAA
- a CDS encoding endonuclease MutS2, with amino-acid sequence MNRHSFNVLEFDKLKELILANTVIDDNREVIENLEPYKDLSALNNELKTVKDFMDLLSFDGGFEAIGLRNINSLMNKIKLIGTYLEVEELWDINVNLRTVRIFKARLDELGKYKQLRETIGNIPNLRVVEDVINRTINPEKEIKDDASLDLRDIRLHKKTLNMNIKRKFEELFEEPSLSNAFQERIITERDGRMVTPVKYDFKGLIKGIEHDRSSSGQTVFIEPLSIVSLNNKMRELETKEKEEIRKILLRIAELLRNNRNDILSIGEKVMYLDILNAKSIYAVENKCEIPTVSNREILSLEKARHPFIDRDKVVPLTFEIGKDYDILLITGPNTGGKTVALKTAGLLTLMALSGIPIPASENSKIGFFEGVFADIGDEQSIEQSLSSFSAHLKNVKEILEAVTKNSLVLLDELGSGTDPIEGAAFAMAVIDYLNEKKCKSFITTHYSQVKAYGYNEEGIETASMEFNTDTLSPTYRLLVGIPGESNALTIAQRMGLPESIISKARAYISEDNKKVEKMIENIKTKSQELDEMRERFARLQEEARLDRERAKQETLIIEKQKNEIIKSAYEEAEKMMNEMRAKASALVEKIQHEEKNKEDAKQIQKNLNMLSTALREEKNKTVEVAKKIKTKVDFKAGDKVFVKSINQFANILKINTSKESASVQAGILKLEVPFDEIKVVEEKKEKVYNMNTHKKTPVRSEIDLRGKMVDEAVYELETYLDRATLNGYTEVYVIHGKGTGALREGILKYLKTCKYVKEYRIGGHGEGGLGCTVVTLK; translated from the coding sequence ATGAATAGGCATAGTTTTAATGTTTTAGAATTTGATAAACTAAAAGAATTAATTTTAGCAAATACAGTTATAGATGATAATAGAGAAGTTATAGAAAATTTAGAGCCATACAAAGATTTATCTGCACTTAATAATGAATTAAAGACAGTTAAAGATTTTATGGATTTATTAAGTTTTGATGGAGGTTTTGAAGCTATTGGACTTAGAAATATCAACAGTCTTATGAATAAAATAAAACTCATAGGGACTTATCTTGAAGTTGAAGAACTATGGGATATAAATGTGAATTTAAGAACTGTAAGAATTTTTAAAGCTAGACTTGATGAATTAGGCAAATATAAGCAACTTAGAGAGACAATAGGAAATATACCAAATTTAAGAGTAGTTGAGGATGTAATTAATAGAACTATTAATCCTGAAAAAGAAATAAAAGATGATGCTTCTCTTGATTTAAGAGATATTAGACTTCATAAAAAAACTTTAAATATGAATATTAAAAGAAAGTTTGAAGAACTTTTTGAAGAACCATCTTTATCAAATGCTTTTCAAGAAAGAATAATTACAGAGAGAGATGGAAGAATGGTAACTCCTGTAAAATATGATTTTAAAGGGCTTATCAAAGGTATAGAACATGACAGAAGTTCAAGTGGACAAACTGTTTTTATTGAACCACTTTCAATAGTTTCTTTAAATAACAAGATGAGAGAGCTAGAAACTAAAGAAAAAGAAGAAATTAGAAAAATTTTATTGAGAATAGCAGAGCTTTTAAGAAATAATAGAAATGATATATTGTCTATTGGAGAAAAGGTAATGTATTTAGATATTTTAAATGCAAAATCTATTTATGCAGTTGAAAATAAATGTGAAATTCCAACAGTTAGTAATAGAGAAATTCTATCTCTTGAAAAAGCAAGACATCCTTTTATTGATAGAGATAAGGTTGTACCTTTAACTTTTGAAATAGGAAAAGACTATGATATTTTACTTATTACAGGACCAAATACAGGGGGAAAAACTGTTGCCTTAAAGACAGCAGGACTTTTAACTTTAATGGCACTTTCAGGTATACCAATTCCTGCCTCAGAAAATTCTAAGATAGGATTTTTTGAAGGGGTTTTTGCAGATATAGGAGATGAACAAAGTATAGAACAATCTTTATCTTCTTTCTCTGCACATTTAAAAAATGTAAAGGAAATTTTAGAAGCAGTCACAAAAAATTCATTAGTTTTACTTGATGAATTAGGTTCAGGAACTGACCCTATAGAAGGAGCTGCTTTTGCAATGGCAGTTATAGATTACTTAAATGAAAAGAAATGTAAGTCTTTTATAACTACCCATTATAGCCAAGTAAAAGCCTATGGTTACAATGAAGAAGGCATAGAAACTGCTTCAATGGAATTTAATACTGATACACTTTCTCCTACATATAGGTTATTAGTTGGAATACCTGGGGAAAGTAATGCCTTAACTATTGCACAAAGAATGGGATTACCAGAAAGTATAATTTCTAAGGCAAGAGCATATATCAGTGAAGATAATAAAAAAGTTGAAAAGATGATAGAAAATATCAAAACTAAATCTCAAGAACTTGATGAAATGAGAGAAAGATTTGCAAGATTACAAGAGGAAGCTAGGCTTGATAGAGAAAGAGCAAAGCAAGAAACTTTAATAATAGAAAAACAAAAAAATGAGATTATTAAATCTGCCTATGAAGAAGCAGAAAAGATGATGAATGAAATGAGAGCAAAGGCATCAGCACTTGTTGAAAAAATCCAGCATGAAGAAAAGAATAAAGAAGATGCTAAACAAATTCAAAAGAACTTAAATATGTTGTCTACTGCACTTAGAGAAGAAAAAAATAAGACAGTTGAAGTTGCTAAAAAGATAAAAACTAAGGTAGACTTTAAAGCAGGGGATAAAGTTTTTGTAAAAAGTATCAATCAATTTGCAAATATTTTAAAGATTAATACTTCTAAAGAAAGTGCAAGTGTTCAGGCAGGAATATTAAAATTAGAAGTTCCTTTTGATGAAATAAAAGTTGTGGAAGAAAAAAAAGAAAAAGTCTACAATATGAATACTCATAAGAAAACTCCTGTTAGAAGTGAGATTGATTTAAGAGGAAAAATGGTTGACGAAGCTGTGTATGAATTGGAAACTTACTTAGATAGAGCTACTTTAAATGGCTATACAGAAGTTTATGTAATACATGGTAAAGGTACAGGAGCTTTAAGAGAAGGAATATTGAAATATTTAAAAACTTGTAAATATGTTAAAGAGTATAGAATAGGTGGACATGGTGAGGGAGGACTTGGATGTACAGTGGTAACTCTAAAGTAA